A DNA window from Carassius gibelio isolate Cgi1373 ecotype wild population from Czech Republic chromosome A6, carGib1.2-hapl.c, whole genome shotgun sequence contains the following coding sequences:
- the LOC128015171 gene encoding transmembrane protein 74B-like, with protein sequence MESLNAVELRELGDRSRREPPQASGLRPAAGFENASFEDEDSGTRIRVTSRTSGPGFTSIDSQSNPLPIRREVLSPLTEDEPELEYSSHPVDYGFIFALIFLVSGIILVVIAYTIPREAKVNPDKVTARQMEKLEMYYAQLGSHLDKCIIAGLGLLTLGGMLLSVLLMVSICKGELYRRRTFARRPMKSYGSINMRMRQLAEGDGRETLVECEPNTTADAVNGNPVPSGMLNT encoded by the coding sequence ATGGAGTCTCTGAATGCTGTGGAGCTCCGTGAACTGGGGGATAGGAGTAGACGAGAACCTCCTCAGGCTTCAGGACTTAGGCCTGCGGCTGGATTCGAGAACGCATCGTTTGAGGATGAGGATTCGGGAACGAGGATCCGTGTTACCTCCAGAACATCTGGTCCTGGGTTCACGTCCATCGACTCTCAGTCGAATCCGCTGCCTATTCGGAGAGAAGTGCTGTCACCGCTCACCGAAGACGAACCTGAGCTTGAGTATAGCAGCCACCCGGTGGACTACGGCTTCATTTTCGCACTAATTTTCCTCGTAAGTGGAATCATATTAGTGGTAATTGCATACACAATCCCAAGAGAGGCTAAAGTCAACCCGGACAAAGTGACAGCACGCCAGATGGAGAAACTAGAGATGTACTACGCACAACTCGGTTCTCACCTCGACAAGTGTATTATCGCTGGACTTGGCTTGCTCACTCTTGGGGGAATGCTCTTATCGGTTTTATTAATGGTGTCTATATGCAAAGGGGAACTGTATCGCCGCAGGACTTTCGCTAGAAGACCCATGAAATCCTACGGATCCATTAATATGAGGATGAGACAGTTAGCTGAGGGAGATGGGAGGGAGACGCTTGTGGAATGTGAACCGAACACCACTGCAGACGCTGTGAACGGTAATCCGGTTCCTTCTGGAATGCTAAACACGTAG
- the LOC128015962 gene encoding proteasome inhibitor PI31 subunit — translation MAGLELLFNCVANSITSSQDALICFVHWEVVKSGYKCLGIGDEPKDGEKKSELLPAGWSESKELYALRYRSNDDKSNLLLKAFTVDSTLIFNLMDSTTEKVTDLTVNISEYVDEANLQTFESVFKNTDELITKLKSSLLPPKKEEGQGKTEKKTKSERVSNLRDPHSDPLLIPTRGPPSRHPHNWPDPMAPFAAGGADLDPFGGRGAGGMIVDPLRAGFPRSGFDPSSGIPGVLPPGAVPPGARFDPFGPVGRHRPGPDPDHMPPPGYDDMFM, via the exons ATGGCAGGACTGGAGCTGCTCTTCAACTGCGTAGCAAACTCAATAACCTCTTCCCAAGATGCTCTGATTTGTTTTGTACACTGGGAAGTAGTGAAAAGTGGCTATAAATGTCTGGGCATTGGAGATGAG CCTAAAGATGGAGAGAAGAAGTCAGAACTGCTTCCAGCCGGCTGGAGTGAAAGCAAGGAGCTGTACGCACTCAGATACAGATCAAATGATGACAAGTCAAACCTGCTGCTCAAAGCCTTCACAGTGGATTCAACCCTGATCTTCAATCTAATG GACTCCACGACAGAAAAAGTAACCGATCTCACAGTTAACATCAGTGAGTATGTTGATGAAGCCAATCTGCAGACTTTTGAAAG CGTGTTTAAGAACACAGACGAGCTGATCACGAAGCTAAAGTCCTCACTGCTGCCCCCTAAAAAAGAAGAGGGTCAaggaaaaacagagaagaagacaaaAAGCGAAAGAGTCTCAAACTTAAGGGACCCTCACAGTGATCCTCTCCTGATCCCAACCAGAGGCCCTCCAAGCAGACACCCACACAACTG gcCTGATCCGATGGCTCCATTTGCCGCAGGCGGTGCCGATCTGGACCCTTTCGG GGGAAGAGGAGCAGGAGGGATGATTGTGGATCCATTACGTGCCGGGTTTCCACGCTCAGGGTTTGACCCCTCCTCTGGTATTCCTGGAGTCCTTCCTCCCGGCGCTGTGCCCCCTGGTGCACGCTTTGACCCCTTCGGGCCGGTTGGGCGACACAGACCTGG GCCAGACCCTGATCACATGCCTCCACCAGGATATGATGACATGTTCATGTAG